The Mus pahari chromosome 2, PAHARI_EIJ_v1.1, whole genome shotgun sequence genomic interval AGCAGAGAGCCAATAAAGCAGCTTTCCTCCGTGGTTTTGCTCTgttcccgcctccaggttcctgctttggcttcccttgatgataaaCTATAACCTGTAAGGGAATacaacctttcctccccaacttgtttttggtcactgttttatcacagtaagGAAAAGTAAACCAACACAGGGGCTTTCTGCACTGCTAGACTTGCCTCTCCTTCACAAGCCAAGCAAAACACATGCCATCTGGCGTGGGACCAGCTCAGTGTGTGCTGATGGATGACCATCCTGAAGGCGGAAAGGAGCCCAGCCCTTGGAAGTGTACCCAGGCCACCACTGCCACGAGATTCTGAATCACCTCCTCACCTTACCCAGAGTTCTACTTCTCCAAGATGCTGCACACACTAAGAAGGAATGAGAAAGTTTCCGGAGGAGGGCTGTGGGGGGCAGGGTCCTGGGTTGGTTCTTATTAATTCTGAGACAGAATGACAGGATGGATTTGGAGGCAGCCAGATGGGCTCCTGGTTAGTCTAGTTCAGGGACCGGGCACGAACACTTTTGAGCACTCACCTATGAGCGTGATGGCCCGCGGCAGTTTCTTGCCATCTATACCTGCGCGCTGCAGCAGCGCATCGTCTTCTTTGGTCAGCCCGGGCTCGCGGCAGCGACAGCGGCAGCGGCAGGCGGGCGAGCCCGGGGGAACCGTGCAGCCCTCAGCGGAGCCAATAGGGTCCGCGGCGTTCGCGGCAAGCGGCGATCCTCGGCTCCAAGTGGAGCCTGGTGACGGGGCGCGGGGCAGCCACTGGAGCGTGGGAGCGGAGCGGCGGGCGAAGGCTGGCGATTCGGGCACTGGCACGGTGAGGAAGCGCGTGGACGGCGCGGGCGAGGGCGCGCGACTAGCCCCAGCCGTGCCCACGGGCTTCACGCGCACGTCCACCTGCAGTTCCACGGGCGCCCAGGACGCGGGCGCGGTCTCTCCTGACGCCGTCCAGGGCTCCAGCTCCGCCTCGCCATCCCGGGGCTGCTCGGCCCACGAGGGGCTCGGCGACGGCAGCTCGCGGCTGCACGAGCCCAGGCGGCGGAAGGCGCCGTAGCCCAGGCTGAGCGGCGGCACGCGCGGGGAACCGGACAGGGCTGGAGACGGAAACTTCTCCGGGAACTCCGGGGGCTGAGCGTCCGCCACCTCCCGCCCGGTCTGCTCCAGCCTCGGGCTGTCTTCGGAGGCCCTAGGTTGGGGCACCTCCGCCGGGACCTGCGGCGGCTCCATTTCCGAGCTCTCCGAAGGCTCCGCTGGGGACCCGGTCTCGCCCTGGCCTCCTCTAGACGCTTCCCGGGTCCACTCAGTCCTCCGCGCCGAGTCGCTGTGCGAGCGTTGTGTTCTAGGCTGGGTCCCCAGAAGTTCACGTTGTCCACTGCACGCTTCACTAGAGGACCCTGTGTGATTGGCTGTGGCTATGGATTGGCCACACCCCTCGGAGCTCCAGCCCGGCCTTTCCTTGGCACCGGTTGCTGGGAGGACCGGGTTGAGTGAGTCACAGGGTAGGACTGGCagattccttcctctccttcatccTGAGCCCCACCCGTTACCCCCACTGTCTCTGTGCTGCGGGTGGATTCAATTGTAGACTGAGTGGGAAGGAATTGGCTAAATCTGCGTGGATAAGGACTTCAGAAGTGTCAGAACAAGGGAAAGGGATGGCGACAGGGTCACCGGTTGTGGTTTGGAAGAGAGTGAAAGGTTGAAGTCCTGATTTCAACTCTGGAAGCTTGACTACTAGTAGACTTAGCACGGAGAATGAGGAATGAGCCAGGCGCTTtggtccatgcctttaaccccatcaCTCTGGCAGCAGagacatctctgtgagtttgaggccagcctggtctacatagcaagttcagacCAGCCTGAGTTTatagtgaaacaaacaaaaataaaaacgaaaTAAAAAAGAGAGGCGAGAACACAAATTTTCCCATGAAGTGTCATGCGCTTCACCAACTTAGTGAGGATGCATGATGATGGTCTGAATACAGTTTTgtggatttttctgtttgttttgatttttgttgttgttgttgttgttgttgttttatttcattttattttgctattttgctttcattttgttttttgagacaatctctctAGGTAGTCCTAGTTATCTTAGAACTCTaagtagatcagtctggcctcgaactcactgagTTAAAggcatgctgagattaaaggcatgcaccactacacttGGCTTGAATACAGCTTTTGTTATTATAGATTTACTTGTAGTGTTGacatgcctgttttttttttttgaagcttgGCTATTTTGAACCTAGAGTTGCAGGCATTTGTGAACTGCTGGATGTTGGTGTTGAGATTTGAACTTGATTTCTGATGATAGGGCAGCAAGTTCTTATTGACAAACTATCTCTCTAGTTCCTAACTAGCCTTTTAAAATACAGATCCGTTAAGGTCCCTTCTGAACCTCCTGAGTGTGAAGAGGCATGAGGCCACTACTATTTTTAACCAGTACTCCAGGGTAGGGCTAGCAGATAAAGAGGAAGTTTAAAGCAGAGGCagttgagtttgaggtcagcctggtctacagagcaagttccaggacaccttcgactgcacagagaaaccctgtcttgaaaaacaacagcaaaaaagaacaacaacGAGGGGTAGTTCAGTCCAGTTAAAGCCTGACTTCAGGTGAACAAGACATTCATTCTGGAGGTCAAACTCAAGTCCCTcaccaactgagctgtcttctcCTCGTCCCATAAAAATGCATCTTAAAAGGCATGGAGCTGCGATTATTTCCTGGTGGGGGATAGgctgcctgcaatcccagcacttgggacatcAGAAGCTCAGGACCATACATGATGATTTCCaagtcaacctgagctacaggagatggagtctcaaaaaacaaacaacaaaaacccagactgaaaaaatgggtgggtggggggagctcaGTGATGGAGCTCACACCTGGCATAAGGGGCCccgggtttgatccctagcacccttTGTCACCAtcaaccttctctctctctctctctctctctctctctcttttttttaaagatttatttattattatacataagttcactgtagctgacttcagacacaccagaagagggcgtcagatctcattatgggtggttgtgagccaccatgtggttgctgggatttgaactcaggccctttggaagagcagtcagtgcccttacctgctgagccatctcatcagccccaccATCAACCTTCTCTTAACAGAACTGTCCCACCCACGACCTCAGTTCATGTCCCCAGTGCATTTTAAACCTCTgctctcttttctacctttctACCTTTCCAACACCTTCCTTGTAGGGGGCAGGCACCCTTGTCACCAAGTCCAGCAGGTGCTCTTCTCTGTATGGTGTCCCTTAGAACCTTTGATGGTTTGACAcgccccctttctccctctcttcctgttttgttgttatttgttttggaGTTTCCAAGCAACCGAGGTTCTCCTGAACCTGGAGATGGCTTTaaactcctgagcctcctgcctccacctccgagCACTGGGACtgcaggcgtgcgccaccatacctgggTACTTTTCCTGCCTTAGAATCTCTCTCGCCCACACTTTCCCCAGCACCAGGGCTGACtggctttcctccttcccttagGCCCTGCTGTCTCAGGTCTGCTGTCTTCAGCTTCTCCCCGTTTTCATTATTTCAGGGGGAACTGTTTCCCACCGGATACAGGCTTATATATCAAAGGCTTCCTTCGCAGGACCTCAGCTGTGGAAACAGGGTCACTGAAGAGGTAATTCTCTGAGAGGAGATTACACTAACCCAATATAGCTCGTATCtctagaaaaagaagacattgaGAGACCTGTGCACAGAGAAAATGCCAGAACTTGAAGGCAGGGATCAAGATAATGCATTCAGAAGCCAAACAAAACCACTAAGGAAATCACGAGGGATGTCAGCCAGCTCTGAGAAGTCAGGAGAAGGGGAAATAATAGATGCTCTCCTAAGGACCCGGCCCTCCAGACACCTtgatcttgaatttctggtctCCAGAACTGAGAGGCATTGACTGCACTCAGCCTGTGGGGCTTTTCCCCTAGCAGCTCTAACAACCTAGTGAGCTGGCTTCCTGGGAGGGCTCTGCCATCCTCAGTGTTCAGCTCAGCATATTCGTGACGGCCTCAGTTGGCATGTGAGGTGTTCCTTTGCAGGAATCTGGCACTCCAAATGTgggaagggcagagctggaagtATCAGAACCACCGGGGAAGCAGCTGCTGGGAGATCTGCAAACACCGTCCCGGTCTCGAGGGTCGTGGTCGTGGCTGGGCTCCAGGCTCATTCCTTCGATCTTCTGGGCTTCCCGAGACACCGTGTATCTTTCTTTCTACTGTGTGTCCTGTTCCTTTGCCAAGCTTTGGTGTTCTGGTTTCAGTTGTATTTCATCCCTGAGGGAAAGTCAGGGCAGTCACATGTCCACAGgctggagcagagagaaagacgTGTATTCATTCGTGTTCCTTGTTTGTCTGCTTAGCTTGACTTCTCTTACACAGTTCAAAACTTCCGGCTTAGGAGTGAGGCCACCTGGGCTGGGCTTTCCCACATCAATGGCCAATCAAGGCAGTCTCgcacagatatgcccacaggccagcctgatctacataactCTTCAATTAAGACTCTTCCCAGGTCATTATAGGTTGTGCCAAGTTAACCTTTTAAACTAATGGTCACAGTTAGCATCTCGTTTACTCAAATGCAAGTGGCAGGAAGCCCAAGTCCTTCCAAGTCTCCGGGTTCCTTTGAAATAAGAGTCAGGCTTTGCTCTCATTGCACTGCTACAAGAGCCTTGGTGCCAGAAGCCATTTCTAACTGCTATGGTGGAAGAGTTGTCCAGATCCTTGGAGAAGATGGGTCAGATGCTGAAAGGAAGGTCGGACATCCACTgccacccttcctccctcccgtCTTCTCTCACTTGCCCTCACTTGGAGGTCCATGTGGAGGCTCAGCGAGCAGCCCAGTGGGGTAACTCTTATGTTTCAGGTAGTTTAGAATGTTAGGTATCCAcctatactggctagttttgtgtcaacttgacacagctggagttatcacagagaaaggagcttcagttgggaaatgtctccatgagatccagctataaggcattttctcaattagtgataaaaggggggaggtccccttgtgggtggtgccatctctgggctggtagtcttgggttctataagagagcaggctgagcaagccagcggaagaaagccagtaaagaagatccctccatggcctctgcatcagcttctgcttcttgacctgcttgagttccagtcctgacttccttggtgatgaacagcagtatggaagtgtaagctgaataaaccctttcctccccaactgcttcttggtcgtgatgtttgtgcaggaatagaaagcctgacCAAGACACCACCCAAGGCATTCTTTGACAGGAAGAAATAGCTTCCCCTCAAAGAGTTTCAACAGAACCTCATTAAGGCTACTGTGACATTCCCCATTCTGAAGAGGTAACTCTAAAGTCAACTAGGAGACAGGCTGAAATTGGGGGACTAGGTAGAAACCATTTCCGTGGTGAAAATCTTCAAGATTAAGCTCCAAGGTGGTTGGGGTTAGGGCCTGGCCTGGAGTCTTAGGTCACTCCATTGTATATAGTCTCAAGGCAGGGACACTCAAGGAGGTAAGAAACcagagtgctctctctctctctctctctctctctctctctctctctctctctctctctctctctgtgtgtgtgtgtgtgtgtgtgtgtgtgtgtgtgtgaggccagaGAACCAAGCACACGGGAGCTGCTTTCAGGCGCCTGCAACagttgcctgtttccatctcTGGTTCTCATCGAGAGTGATGTTTGGCACTGTAGCCTCCTGGGTATTTGTAATGGTGCTCACTAACCATTACTGCTGGTGTACCAAcactatctttatttttaatgtctgccTCTGCTGGTGAGTATTTGGACTGTTACTGTGGTTAAAAACCTCAGTGCTGCCCTTGCTGTGGGGATAACTCCATCGACAATCTCGACAATCTCGTACTGTGTTGTTTAAAGAgcacatctctgtgtgtctcagaACAGATTCTGTTGAGTGAAATCGCTGCGCCGAAGGGTGGCCACAACTTCAAATGTGATGCATACTGCCAAGTCACCCATGAGAGGCTGGGCAAACAGTCTGTAAGGACCGTTCCCTTCAGACTCACCACGGCCCCATGTTATCAATCTCCTTAGCTTTTAAACAACACATGGGTGAAAATATTGAATTTCAATGCGCATTTCTTTAATTATGCATGAGTATGAGGTTGAATGTCTTTTCATTTGTTAATGGTGTTCCTGAGAATTGTCTGGGCCAGTCTCTTAACCCAGCTAACGGGCCACTGAGATGCCCTAATGCTAGTTTCAGATCACTGGCTGGTTCCAGGAAGTGGCCTAGCAGGAACCCTGACCACACCATGGAGTTCACTGGCCAAGAAAGCCTGATGCTGATGGTATCTGCTTGTCTGATCAGACAGAAGGGCTACGTATGATTTTACCACAGCTCGATTCCCCGGAGATGAACAAACACAATCATTTGAATTTCCAGCTATGTCACCTCCCTGGGACATCCTAAACTGTCCTAGGCCATGGACACACACAAGGATGTGTGGGTGGCCACCTCAGAGCTGGCTTTCTGGCATAGCTCCTCCTTAGCCTATGTTcctccacctgctcagaggtTTCAAGGCACCCATGTTCTAGTGGCACCCGTCCCCATGGTGCTCAGTCTTGTCCTGCACAACCCTGAGCACTGAGAAGCTAGCACACTCACGTGTCTGTTTTATCACTTAATGCTGGTCTCTAGAAATACTTGCTCTGTCTAAGATCAAGGTCTGACACGCCCAAGGTCTGACACGCCTAACCTGCTTCTGGGATGATGTCACCCAGTGGCTTAGAGAGTACTTGCTAATAAATAATGCCAAACAGTCAGCAGGCAGGGTGCCTGCCTTACGGTGTCTCAgttattctcttttccttctagTTTTTAGTTGATGAAATTTAAACATTAAGGACAGTGGAAAGACTACAAAATGTTGGAATCTATCTTCACCGTCAGTTTGACTGGACTTAGAATCACCGTGGAAACACGCCCATGGATATTCTAGAGGTTTAACTGTGGGGAAGACCTGCCCTAAGTGTGGACGGCACCGCTTCATGTGCTGGGGTCCTGAACtaaatgaaaggagagagggagctgagaaCCAGCGGTCCTTGCTCGCTGCTTCCTTACTAAGGATACAGTGTGACCAGCCACCTTGGGCTCCCGTTGTCAGTCATTCTCTACCAAGATGCACTTGCCCTCCAACTGAGCCAGAatcaccccttccttccttccttccttccttccttccttccttccttccttccttccttccttccttccttNNNNNNNNNNNNNNNNNNNNNNNNNNNNNNNNNNNNNNNNNNNNNNNNNNNNNNNNNNNNNNNNNNNNNNNNNNNNNNNNNNNNNNNNNNNNNNNNNNNNNNNNNNNNNNNNNNNNNNNNNNNNNNNNNNNNNNNNNNNNNNNNNNNNNNNNNNNNNNNNNNNNNNNNNNNNNNNNNNNNNNNNNNNNNNNNNNNNNNN includes:
- the Klrg2 gene encoding killer cell lectin-like receptor subfamily G member 2; amino-acid sequence: MEPPQVPAEVPQPRASEDSPRLEQTGREVADAQPPEFPEKFPSPALSGSPRVPPLSLGYGAFRRLGSCSRELPSPSPSWAEQPRDGEAELEPWTASGETAPASWAPVELQVDVRVKPVGTAGASRAPSPAPSTRFLTVPVPESPAFARRSAPTLQWLPRAPSPGSTWSRGSPLAANAADPIGSAEGCTVPPGSPACRCRCRCREPGLTKEDDALLQRAGIDGKKLPRAITLIGLPQYMKSLRWALVVMAVLLAVCTVAIVALASRGGAKCQPCPQGWMWSQEHCYYLSEEAQDWEGSQAFCSAHHATLPLLSHTQDFLRKYQVTKGSWVGARRGPEGWHWTDGVPLPSQLFPVDSEDHPDFSCGGLEEGRLVALDCSSPRPWVCARETK